From the Pieris napi chromosome 20, ilPieNapi1.2, whole genome shotgun sequence genome, one window contains:
- the LOC125059851 gene encoding protein adenylyltransferase Fic, with protein sequence MLFIGRPTQSETMKCDWKTQGEMKLLLDRCRTVIIFSSVVCTFAAVISLHKILSHDVKFIKPFSPLPAGLYGNYLEPFVGEPPPSTPKSYDKARDSEAVGSLNAALEMKKNGKSDKALKLFQHAFALSPKHPDILNHYGEFLEDTKQDVVKADQLYTLALSNFPDHRGALSNRQRTASIVENLDREMLRKIDEKRDALLSIPENDAALRRAKKEAYFQHIYHTVGIEGNTMTLSQTRSILETRIAVAGKSIDEHNEILGLDAAMKYINSTLLYRVRDITMGDILEIHKRVLGHVDPIEGGHFRRTQVYVGGHIPPGPSEIQKLMTQFLEWLNSEDAMELHPVRYAALAHYKLVHIHPFIDGNGRTSRLLMNLLLMQAGYPPVIIAKQHRHMYYQHLQTANEGDVRPFVRFIAQCTERTLNLYLWATSEYSHMVPAIGEPHILTGEGFEDLL encoded by the exons ATGTTATTTATAGGTAGGCCTACGCAAAGTGAAACTATGAAGTGCGATTGGAAAACACAAGGAGAAATGAAACTTCTATTGGATCGTTGTAGaactgtaattatattttctagtGTGGTGTGCACTTTTGCAGCTGTTATATCGctacataaaattttaagccacgatgttaaatttattaagccTTTTTCTCCATTGCCAGCTGGCTTGTATGGTAACTACTTAGAACCTTTCGTTGGGGAGCCCCCACCTTCCACCCCTAAAAGCTATGATAAAGCAAGGGATTCCGAAGCTGTCGGATCGTTGAACGCGGCActagaaatgaaaaaaaatggcaaATCAGATAAGgcgttaaaattatttcaacatGCATTTGCACTTTCACCCAAACACCCAGACATTCTCAATCACTATGGTGAGTTTTTAGAAGACACAAAGCAAGATGTGGTTAAAGCTGATCAATTGTATACTCTGGCATTAAGCAATTTTCCTGATCATAGAGGAGCATTATCAAACCGACAACGAACAGCAAGTATAGTTGAAAATCTGGATCGAGAAATGTTACGAAAGATTGATGAAAAAAGAGATGCATTACTATCAATACCAGAAAATGATGCTGCTTTGCGCCGAGCAAAGAAAGAAGCTTACTTCCAACATATTTACCATACCGTAGGTATAGAAGGGAATACAATGACTTTGTCTCAAACAAGAAGTATTTTGGAAACAAGAATAGCAGTGGCTGGAAAAAGTATTGATGAACATAATGAGATCTTAGGATTGGATGCAgcaatgaaatatataaattcaacTTTGCTGTATCGTGTGCGAGATATAACTATGGGAGATATACTAGAGATACATAAAAGAGTATTAGGGCATGTGGATCCCATTGAAGGTGGTCATTTCAGAAGAACACAGGTATATGTTGGAGGACACATTCCTCCAGGACCATCTGAGATTCAAAAACTAATGACTCAGTTCTTAGAATGGCTTAATTCAGAAGATGCTATGGAACTGCATCCAGTGAG aTATGCAGCATTAGCTCACTACAAACTTGTACACATTCATCCATTTATAGATGGCAATGGACGGACATCCCGACTTCTTATGAATCTACTACTAATGCAAGCTGGTTACCCACCCGTGATCATTGCTAAACAACACCGTCATATGTATTACCAGCATTTGCAGACAGCTAATGAAGGAGATGTTAGACCATTTGTTAG ATTTATAGCACAATGCACAGAGCGTACACTGAATTTGTATTTGTGGGCGACAAGTGAATATAGCCACATGGTACCTGCTATTGGAGAACCGCATATTCTGACCGGTGAAGGTTTTGAAGATCTTTTATAA